One genomic segment of Clavelina lepadiformis chromosome 3, kaClaLepa1.1, whole genome shotgun sequence includes these proteins:
- the LOC143449431 gene encoding uncharacterized protein LOC143449431: MKGGKTRNCYSRVGKGCFVFVLIFAYLPHHCVSNEDKRLLRSTEASFHTDNRLEKTERVLSDELSMKETYHFSVGNTFKDTSLQKQWVRNLSILRLDRGIESDIGDDSTRRERRPRRVGKGWKKKRPIERQRKIKETIKQSFQSLHSISGHQGSFIATHLLCPVWPDDSNLLFNCTNGRELRSRCAVNCAPGYRFERSERNYRRCKLTRKGRRRKNHPYKLEASWSGRDRDFRCVPTCKKLDDPNHGYVRCSPSADDGSSGSLTVRSCVTTCDPGYIAVHPGVRHCQVDGSWSGEETTCEPRTKTKQHLFVRHQTLHCGHIHGLTTYTFQGVTYLAAADESRNIVRIYKWDNDLIPPSFSVTTWQILRVEQPLQLEAIPRGVDGLVLAVGNQNNTSLFRANDRGRLTFYYKTRKIILTAGNQTTGIDLWPLKGDIYRCKTENKRGRAVVLVQKLDIRRGKRDIFRRVMRRKMKPGETTYQCSMFAEDDLLHIAVSLNKPNGRGKIIVGAPHNGRMRIRDTLSDRDLRNLSDITGFRTRDGSQYIVAGQTTSEGRCFVYRRLRHYQQAETNT; the protein is encoded by the exons ATGAAAGGGGGGAAAACCCGTAACTGTTACTCTCGAGTGGGCAAGGgatgttttgtgtttgttttaatttttgcctATTTACCGCATCACTGTGTTTCAAATGAAGATAAGCGATTATTGAGGTCCACCGAAGCCTCATTTCATACCGATAATCGATTGGAAAAAACTGAACGCGTACTATCCGATGAATTGTCGATGAAGGAAACGTATCACTTTTCAGTCGGAAATACTTTTAAAGACACTTCGCTCCAAAAACAATGGGTCAGGAACTTGTCAATTTTACGCTTAGATCGCGGCATTGAAAGCGATATCGGGGACGATTCGACGCGGCGTGAACGTCGACCTAGACGAGTCGGAAAGGGTTGGAAGAAGAAGAGACCGATTGAACGACAGCGAAAGATCAAAGAAACGATAAAGCAAAGTTTTCAGAGTCTGCATTCCATCTCCGGACACCAGGGTTCCTTTATCGCTACGCATCTGTTGTGTCCGGTGTGGCCGGACGACTCGAACCTTCTTTTTAACTGCACCAACGGCAGAGAGCTGAGATCGAGGTGTGCGGTAAATTGTGCGCCGGGTTATCGATTTGAAAGGTCCGAGAGAAATTATCGAAGATGTAAGTTGACGCGAAAAGGACGAAGAAGAAAAAATCACCCGTACAAACTGGAAGCCTCGTGGTCTGGGCGCGATAGAGACTTCAGATGCG TGCCCACTTGCAAGAAATTAGATGACCCGAACCACGGTTATGTACGCTGCAGTCCATCAGCTGATGACGGCAGTTCCGGTTCATTGACTGTGCGCTCGTGCGTGACGACATGTGACCCTGGGTACATTGCAGTTCACCCTGGGGTCAGACATTGCCAGGTGGATGGTTCCTGGTCTGGGGAAGAAACAACGTGCGAAC CGAGAACAAAAACGAAGCAGCATTTATTTGTGCGCCATCAAACTCTGCATTGCGGCCACATACACGGGCTGACAACTTATACCTTCCAAGGAGTAACCTACTTGGCTGCGGCTGATGAG tcCAGGAATATAGTGAGAATCTACAAATGGGACAACGACTTGATACCACCATCTTTCTCTGTTACAACCTGGCAAATTCTGAGAGTTGAACAACCGCTCCAACTGGAGGCGATTCCCCGTGGAGTGGACGGGCTGGTGCTAGCGGTTGGCAATCAGAACAACACAAGCCTGTTCAG GGCAAACGATCGTGGAAGGTTAACATTCTATTACAAGACTCGAAAGATTATTCTCACCGCAGGGAACCAGACCACTGGAATCGACCTGTGGCCGCTCAAGGGCGACATCTATCGgtgtaaaactgaaaataaacgGGGCAGAGCCGTGGTTCTGGTCCAAAAACTTGATATACGAAGAG GAAAGAGAGACATTTTCAGAAGGGTAATGAGACGAAAAATGAAGCCTGGGGAAACAACTTACCAGTGTTCAATGTTCGCCGAGGATGATCTACTGCACATCGCCGTTTCGCTCAACAAACCAAACGGACGAGGAAAAATAATTGTTGGGGCGCCACATAACGGACGGATGAGAATCAGAGATACTTTGTCGGATAGAGACCTTCGCAATTTGTCCGATATTACCGGATTCCGAACACGCGATGGAAGTCAGTACATTGTTGCGGGACAAACTACTAGTGAAGGGCGCTGTTTTGTTTACCGAAGGCTACGTCACTACCAACAAGCAGAAACAAACACGTGA
- the LOC143449542 gene encoding F-actin-capping protein subunit alpha-2-like has protein sequence MDDYGEQISDSEKARIAHDFIIHSPPGEVETVMKDVRTLLNNDNTFVDGMMSALTKYRMDQFSPVSVDDGSVLITNHGKLDEGRFLDPKSQRSFKYNVSSKSASDVQQEQVDSSVEGWRSEIENSIKDYIKNYYPNGVCTVYGNSGDGGESVIIVCIEDHKFSPENFWNGRWRSEWHVTIDGGNAKVVGLLKTQVHYYEDGNVQLVSQKECKDNLTVSSEKQIADDVAKLLAKCEFDYQNAIIDNYRSMSTTTFKALRRQLPVTRTRIDWNKILGYQIGKEIGK, from the exons ATGGATGATTATGGAGAGCAGATCAGTGATAGTGAGAAG gCACGTATTGCCCACGATTTTATTATCCACTCACCACCCGGTGAGGTTGAGACTGTCATGAAAG ATGTTCGCACACTTTTAAACAATGACAATACATTTGTTGATGGTATGATGAG tGCCCTTACCAAGTATCGCATGGACCAGTTCTCGCCTGTATCTGTGGACGATGGGTCTGTTTTAATCACGAATCATGGCAAGCTTGACGAGGGAAGATTTCTTGACCCAAAGTCACAACGATCATTCAA GTATAATGTTTCATCGAAGAGTGCCAGCGATGTGCAACAGGAGCAGGTTGATTCATCGGTTGAAGGATGGAGGAGCGAAATAGAAAACAGCATTAAAGACTACATCAAGAATTATTACCCAAATGGTGTCTGTACA GTCTACGGTAATTCTGGAGACGGCGGTGAAAGTGTGATAATTGTATGCATCGAAGATCATAAATTCAGCCCAGAAAATTTCTGGAATGGGCGATGGAGGTCAGAGTGGCACGTGACCATCGATGGAGGCAATGCCAAAGTTGTTGGATTATTGAAAACCCAG GTGCATTATTATGAAGATGGCAATGTGCAGTTGGTAAGCCAGAAGGAATGCAAAGACAACTTAACTGTTTCT TCTGAGAAGCAAATTGCTGACGATGTTGCGAAGTTACTGGCAAAGTGTGAATTTGATTATCAG AATGCGATCATCGACAACTACAGGTCAATGTCCACGACCACTTTCAAAGCTCTGCGGCGCCAGCTGCCGGTCACTCGAACCAGGATTGATTGGAACAAGATACTCGGATATCAGATCGGCAAGGAGATCGGAAAGTGA
- the LOC143450690 gene encoding protein FAM32A-like, whose product MSCKNEYDFDSIQKRPLKFKGGSGKVEKKKKKKKKKDKKKMEQVRIDAVEKKTESEKTKVKYDKLTPAERRFKEKQDKRQTDRIIKRASTTHRDRVEEFNRNLDALSEHYDIPKVSWTK is encoded by the coding sequence ATGTCCTGTAAAAATGAATACGATTTTGATTCGATCCAAAAGCGACCTTTGAAGTTTAAGGGTGGAAGCggaaaagttgaaaagaaaaaaaagaagaagaagaagaaagataaaaagaaaatggaGCAAGTACGAATCGACGCCGTCGAGAAAAAAACGGAATCAGAAAAGACAAAGGTGAAATATGACAAATTGACTCCAGCAGAACGAAggtttaaagaaaaacaagacAAGAGACAGACAGATCGTATTATAAAGCGAGCTTCAACCACTCACAGAGACAGAGTTGAAGAATTTAACCGGAACCTCGATGCCTTGTCTGAGCACTATGACATACCGAAAGTCAGTTGGACCAAGTAG
- the LOC143449987 gene encoding ATP-dependent RNA helicase DHX58-like, protein MEGEVRELQDCVISYRALFDHFLTPLPLLEFMPTLRDEARKQIQDLHDRPRKQVDIFLKELLECGKSGIYQSFLDALSKSEDQRWIHDFMIGNLNNELTDKFIYHIENAETFKKLFDIIQPQLNVIDARTLVTVLRPWLSEGERDDLNEKCNRSGSTYALAWIIDFILRKKPTWLKELYNHAEEGNYSNEVAGTLAKALAQYFIFDENNENVVGREEYMECSSQPSTSTGCFYLHGTIEKKENEMENSPLNEQQMEVGNEEQSAQEEDDDEDLDHMSLSSDEFFDAENEIELCDPYQSYELRGYQHELAYLARQGKNVIVCAPPGAGKTLVAANIIQNYYETSCRDDETKRNVLFFTPGIALAQQQHDRFKEYLPPKFKTDYRCGNGDRASLLAVKDLDVVILTPQLLVNDLNSNKNDKSAVKLDEFGMLIFDECHHCKGGDPYNNLMRQYFRLENDSKKLPQVIGLTATLGMGKVKTNKDSALQEMKRLCANLNAIDGVVTVCDSQNRKEMEKYIANPDESHLLMDMERNDPFFEKVITLMTNIEQVLIDLKEESISRAPGFRQNDFDRDMFKQWCVKAKEEIAESNHSRDAYTCVEYLEVCGDALDIYYICRPEAALKKLLDETLDSQKQETRTEKLLHQYHTDALNTLKEVCDDPRCVNPNLGKIKKCILEKFETVSDSRIMLMTQMKVYAYALKDWMNDDEQLKVLKPVVFTGTQTSAGVKGLSQQAQRKTIKSFKSGQHKILISTPHAAGEGIDVADCNLVINYNFLRNESLTLQIKGRVRKRGGEMVHISSDRVARRDRLNVHRTQLMNECTDNLVDFIQNNQNVYREELKNLNTIDMREVQSKVLRKLEESRVKQTNDEFLLYCKKCKVLVCSSFDFVVVDNQQYINITPGFKAKYKMIEHPRKDKQDGMSQDWKKISKVICKNCNLDWGIEALYKGAVALPLIKIKGFRITKKATTRHYIVKQWKNVPFKPQEISLDTILKRLCDED, encoded by the exons ATGGAAGGTGAAGTTAGGGAATTACAGGATTGCGTAATTAGCTACAGGGCATTATTTGACCACTTTCTTACTCCTTTGCCATTGCTGGAGTTTATGCCAACTTTAAGAGATGAAG CTCGAAAACAAATCCAAGACCTTCATGATCGCCCTAGAAAGCAAGTCGATATATTTCTCAAAGAATTGTTGGAATGTGGTAAAAGCGGTATTTACCAGTCTTTCTTGGATGCTTTGAGCAAAAGTGAAG ACCAACGTTGGATCCATGATTTTATGATTGGAAACCTGAATAATGAACTGACTGATAAGTTCATATATCACATTGAGAATGCCGAAACctttaaaaagctttttgaCATTATTCAGCCTCAGTTAAATGTGATTGATGCACGAACTCTTGTCACTGTGCTGAGGCCATGGCTGTCTGAAGGAGAAAG AGATGACCTAAATGAGAAATGTAATAGATCAGGAAGTACTTATGCATTAGCATGGATCATAGACtttattttgagaaaaaagcCAActtggttaaaagaactttataATCACGCAGAAGAAGGAAACTATAGCAATGAAGTGGCAGGAACATTAGCCAAGGCATTAGCACAGTACTTCATTTTCGATG aaaacaatgaaaatgttgTTGGAAGAGAGGAATATATGGAATGCAGTTCG CAACCATCTACAAGTACTGGGTGTTTTTATTTACATGGTACCAtcgaaaaaaaagaaaatgaaatggAAAACTCACCTCTAAATGAACAACAAATGGAGGTTGGCAATGAAGAG CAAAGTGCCCAAgaagaagatgatgatgaGGACCTTGATCACATGTCACTTAGTTCCGACGAATTTTTCGATGCTGAGAATGAAATAG AACTATGTGACCCATACCAGTCGTATGAGCTTCGCGGGTATCAACACGAACTTGCTTATCTTGCAAGACAGGGTAAAAACGTCATCGTCTGCGCCCCTCCAG GTGCTGGAAAAACCCTTGTGGCCGCAAAcataattcaaaattattacGAAACCAGTTGCAGAGATGATGAAACAAAGCGCAATGTTCTATTTTTTACTCCTGGAATTGCTCTGGCACAGCAGCAACATGACAGATTTAAGGAGTATCTGCCGCCAAAATTCAA gacAGATTATCGGTGCGGAAATGGTGACCGCGCATCTCTTTTGGCAGTGAAGGATTTAGATGTTGTGATTTTGACTCCGCAACTTTTAGTTAATGATCTCAAT AGTAATAAAAACGATAAGTCGGCGGTTAAACTTGACGAATTTGGAATGTTGATATTTGACGAATGCCATCACTGCAAGGGAGGAGACCCTTACAATAACTTGATGAGGCAATACTTTAGACTGGAAAATGATTCAAAAAAGTTACCTCAG gTTATTGGCCTGACTGCTACTCTTGGAATGGGGAaggtaaaaacaaacaaagattcaGCCTTACAAGAAATGAAGCGGTTGTGTGCTAATCTCAATGCCATTGATGGTGTTGTGACTGTTTGTGACTCACAGAATAGGAAAGAAATGGAGAAGTACATTGCAAATCCAGATGAGA GCCATTTACTAATGGATATGGAAAGGAATGAtccattttttgaaaaagttattaCTCTGATGACAAACATTGAACAAGTCCTTATCGATTTGAAAG AAGAGTCAATATCAAGGGCTCCAGGCTTCagacaaaatgattttgatcGGGATATGTTTAAGCAATGGTGTGTGAAAGCCAAGGAAGAAATCGCAGAATCGAACCATTCCCGTGATGCTTATACCTGTGTGGAATATCTAGAG GTGTGCGGAGATGCATTGGATATCTACTACATATGCCGACCGGAAGCTGCTTTAAAAAAGTTACTAGATGAGACTTTAGATTCACAGAAACAAGAAACACGTACAGAAAAATTGCTGCATCAATATCACACAG ATGCCTTGAACACACTAAAAGAAGTTTGTGATGATCCCCGCTGTGTAAACCCAAATCTTGGTAAAATCAAGAAATGCATTTTGGAGAAATTTGAGACTGTTTCAGATTCGCGTATCATGCTGATGACGCAAATGAAGGTTTATGCCTACGCACTGAAA GATTGGATGAACGATGATGAACAATTAAAAGTCTTGAAACCTGTGGTTTTCACTGGGACTCAAACTTCAGCGGGCGTGAAGG GTCTATCACAGCAAGCACAGcgaaaaacaataaaatcgtTTAAATCCGGACAACATAAGATCTTGATAAGCACTCCACATGCTGCAGGGGAAGGCATTGATGTTGCTGATTGCAATTTGGTGATAAATTACAACTTCTTGAGAAATGAAAGTTTAACATTGCAAATTAAAG GTCGAGTACGAAAGCGTGGTGGCGAAATGGTCCACATTTCATCTGACAGAGTTGCACGAAGAGATCGGCTCAATGTTCATAGAACTCAACTGATGAATGAATGCACTGACAACTTGGTGGATTTCATCCAGAATAACCAAAACGTTTACAGGGAAGAG cttaaaaatCTGAATACAATTGATATGAGAGAGGTTCAAAGCaaagttttgagaaaattagAAGAATCTCGagtgaaacaaacaaatgatgAATTTCTGTTGTATTGTAAAAAGTGCAAAGTGTTGGTTTGTTCCTCTTTTGATTTTGT GGTTGTGGACAACCAGCAATACATCAATATCACCCCTGGATTTAAAGCGAAATACAAGATGATAGAGCATCCCAGAAAAGACAAACAGGATGGCATGAGCCAAGACTGGAAGAAAATAAGCAAAGTTATCTGCAAAAATTGCAATCTTGATTGGGGCATAGAAGCTCTATATAAGGGAGCAGTTGCCCTACcacttataaaaattaaaggaTTTAGAATAACTAAAAAAGCCACTACACGCCACTATATtgtaaaacaatggaaaaatgTACCCTTCAAGCCACAAGAAATAAGTCTTGATACCATACTGAAACGATTATGTGATGAagattga